Proteins from a genomic interval of Rhodococcus rhodochrous:
- a CDS encoding phage distal tail protein: MSAIPVTYGPYSLQTTNVRTTRTNVFSAPRNNIQADKLAESDGAVIVKAQLEPKVFTVEGILRTDSIEATQHLMDQFKAALSVPNQALDIQYAGDTRRFISTAQNIMLANDRGLASAGFSVEFLCPSGVGTDTYASTLLAPTAITTSTASLGVNIGGTYQAEPTIVLTINTLTGGTNKTVTVTNDVTRRGVAVTRDWTAGDKLEIDTLGKRIYVNNIPMDFIGQFPVWEPGPGSIGVMDDFGARDMTIGVEYVRRWL, translated from the coding sequence ATGAGCGCAATCCCCGTCACCTACGGCCCGTACAGCCTGCAGACGACCAACGTACGCACCACACGCACGAACGTCTTCTCTGCGCCCCGTAACAACATCCAGGCGGACAAACTGGCGGAGTCCGACGGTGCCGTCATCGTCAAGGCGCAACTTGAACCGAAAGTCTTCACGGTAGAAGGCATCCTGCGTACCGATTCCATCGAAGCCACCCAGCACCTGATGGATCAGTTCAAGGCCGCACTGAGCGTGCCGAACCAAGCCCTCGATATCCAGTACGCGGGGGACACTCGCCGCTTCATCTCGACGGCCCAGAACATCATGCTCGCCAACGACCGGGGACTGGCTTCTGCCGGCTTCTCCGTGGAATTCCTGTGCCCAAGCGGGGTAGGAACGGACACCTACGCCAGCACCCTGCTTGCCCCGACCGCAATCACGACTTCGACCGCCTCGCTGGGCGTGAACATCGGCGGGACGTACCAGGCGGAGCCGACGATTGTCCTGACGATCAACACCCTTACCGGGGGCACGAACAAGACGGTGACCGTGACGAATGACGTGACTCGACGCGGTGTTGCGGTGACGCGGGATTGGACTGCCGGGGACAAGCTTGAGATCGACACGCTCGGCAAACGCATCTACGTGAACAACATCCCGATGGACTTCATAGGGCAGTTCCCGGTATGGGAGCCGGGTCCAGGCAGCATCGGCGTGATGGATGACTTCGGTGCGCGGGACATGACGATCGGCGTGGAGTATGTGCGGCGATGGCTCTAG
- a CDS encoding PKD domain-containing protein, with product MSGAARAINLGSGTLNLGWLTGWSNGYFHYDNHALFSFTPGTATINVYVRYAGSNSITVPSGGKIHALNIYFGHQMAGDATLQITAFGTRQYGTFTAQSLSNGNHTLQFTHGSTSTFDDFLVNGSSSHPLKLRSWVAGDQYTLSSAGYINVSYVDIKDSAATGGATWSAYNSTNSGNNTGWNFIGPSLPVANFSASPTSGPTALTVNFTDTSTGIPTSWLWNFGDGTTSTAQNPTKTYTAAGSYTVSLKVTNSLGTTTKALAGFISVSVKTISNLGGDATAEADGTLTVKPGAITLTLGGDASEAEDGMPHFTYNVWDAGGDASAAADGELTVEQGPPPPPGELDWSNLGTENKKEYIYKVRRPDGSYYGVWNDVKDDPEWTQQINTPGTTTTVLLARSANQTIQVREPLVDHTGEPYVDQDGEAYYITSETSNTVGEDTDVQMGYLVDIYAVYGGYEELVDQDGVPYVDQDGNPYIVSTGAPMGRRVFSGKIIDYEASYGETTGVTVTIESHGIGLATDDFVRAGSATTVIYSAQPPEEILKTVLDTDPGEMTWSNDSIDATGLSITQKFQLNTKLEAVKGLYNQSPEGWYWYGNVADNLIYLKEVATEPHHVFTKRKDIKVINPKQSIENLINVVHVIGGETSPGGPQLYKEYIDITSVMQWGRKVHRITDRRITLEATAQRYAQKMMSLYSQPIYTTTLEVSSGAYDIETIQLGQMVGFRNFDNFIDGLVLQIVSLSYTPRKVTVQLGGVLDSQQRIVADIQETLLNEQFEKIPTSPS from the coding sequence GTGTCCGGTGCTGCCCGCGCGATCAACCTTGGCTCGGGCACACTCAATCTCGGCTGGCTCACGGGTTGGAGCAACGGTTACTTCCACTACGACAACCATGCACTGTTCTCATTCACGCCTGGCACGGCCACGATCAACGTTTATGTGCGGTATGCCGGGAGCAACAGCATCACTGTTCCTTCTGGCGGAAAAATACACGCCCTCAACATATATTTCGGCCACCAAATGGCCGGTGACGCGACATTACAGATAACAGCCTTCGGTACGCGTCAGTACGGCACCTTTACGGCTCAGTCGCTCAGCAATGGCAATCACACTCTCCAGTTCACTCACGGATCGACCAGTACGTTCGATGACTTCTTAGTGAACGGGTCATCGTCGCACCCGCTCAAGCTCAGATCATGGGTTGCAGGAGACCAGTACACGTTATCGAGCGCGGGCTATATCAACGTCTCATATGTCGACATCAAGGATTCCGCCGCTACCGGTGGGGCCACCTGGAGCGCGTATAACTCCACGAACTCCGGCAACAACACCGGCTGGAACTTCATCGGCCCTTCGCTACCGGTAGCCAACTTCAGTGCCTCACCTACGAGTGGTCCCACGGCATTGACCGTGAACTTCACGGACACCAGCACCGGCATCCCAACATCGTGGCTCTGGAACTTCGGAGACGGCACGACCAGCACCGCACAGAATCCAACGAAGACGTACACCGCGGCAGGTAGCTACACGGTCAGCTTGAAAGTCACCAATTCCCTTGGCACCACGACGAAGGCGTTGGCCGGCTTCATCTCGGTGTCCGTGAAGACGATCAGCAACCTCGGGGGCGATGCCACCGCAGAAGCCGATGGCACCTTAACCGTGAAGCCTGGTGCGATTACCCTGACGCTCGGGGGAGATGCTTCGGAAGCAGAAGACGGGATGCCCCACTTCACGTACAACGTCTGGGATGCCGGAGGGGACGCGTCTGCAGCGGCAGACGGCGAGCTCACCGTCGAACAAGGCCCGCCCCCTCCACCTGGCGAATTGGATTGGTCGAATCTCGGTACAGAGAACAAGAAGGAATACATCTACAAGGTCCGCCGCCCGGATGGCAGCTACTACGGCGTATGGAACGACGTGAAGGACGATCCGGAGTGGACGCAGCAGATCAACACCCCAGGAACCACGACGACGGTGCTGCTCGCTCGTTCAGCTAATCAGACGATTCAAGTACGCGAACCATTGGTTGATCACACGGGCGAACCGTATGTGGACCAGGACGGCGAGGCCTACTATATCACCAGCGAAACCTCGAACACCGTAGGCGAAGACACTGACGTGCAGATGGGCTACCTGGTGGATATCTACGCGGTGTACGGCGGGTATGAGGAGCTGGTCGATCAAGACGGCGTGCCGTACGTGGATCAGGATGGGAATCCGTACATTGTCTCGACCGGTGCTCCGATGGGCCGGCGCGTGTTCAGCGGCAAGATCATCGACTACGAAGCGAGCTACGGGGAAACGACTGGCGTGACCGTGACGATCGAGAGCCATGGGATAGGGCTTGCCACGGATGACTTCGTGCGGGCGGGGAGCGCGACGACGGTGATCTACAGCGCGCAGCCGCCTGAGGAGATCCTCAAGACGGTGCTCGACACCGACCCCGGCGAGATGACGTGGTCGAACGACTCCATCGACGCCACCGGCCTGAGCATCACGCAGAAGTTCCAACTCAACACCAAGCTCGAAGCCGTGAAGGGCCTGTACAACCAATCGCCTGAAGGGTGGTACTGGTACGGGAACGTGGCGGACAACCTGATCTATCTGAAGGAAGTCGCCACCGAGCCGCATCATGTGTTCACGAAACGCAAAGACATCAAGGTCATCAACCCGAAGCAGTCGATCGAGAACCTGATCAACGTGGTGCACGTGATCGGCGGGGAGACGAGTCCCGGTGGCCCACAGCTGTATAAGGAGTACATCGATATCACGAGCGTGATGCAGTGGGGCCGGAAGGTACACCGCATTACCGACCGGCGTATCACATTGGAGGCCACGGCCCAGCGCTACGCCCAGAAGATGATGAGCCTCTACAGCCAGCCGATCTACACCACCACGCTTGAGGTGAGTAGTGGGGCGTATGACATCGAGACGATCCAGCTTGGGCAGATGGTGGGCTTTCGGAACTTCGACAACTTCATCGACGGCTTGGTCCTGCAGATCGTGAGCCTGAGCTACACGCCGCGAAAAGTGACCGTGCAGCTTGGAGGAGTGCTCGATAGCCAGCAGAGAATCGTGGCGGATATTCAGGAGACCCTGTTGAACGAGCAATTCGAGAAGATCCCTACTTCACCAAGCTAA
- a CDS encoding tape measure protein — MANNRINIVVDLLDNASDGLKKLVKNVAGAQQEQSAAARAAADDFKSNFGFIETAAKAASAAVVAAGTGLLAFGMKSATELQVTAASFRALTGDAKVAKELFADLYDFARGTPFAFPDVAAAGKTLMGYGRTAQEVKSDIQTLGGMVATTGADWQRLAVVYGQVNAAGKLYAQDALQLIENGVPITTALADKLGVSIQDVKKKMEDGEISAQLFNEAMRDMVPADAIAQMSNTMTGRLSGLTGSIRSLAFSLVGIDYSKFDEGEPLLVKQGGLFDRVTKAVEQFAKALGDPQLKAAAVQIGDGLASIVENGGRLLVDTLKWLAGNLDTVRAAAITAAAAFAAFKVGKIVTDFAKLAVEAKSFSGIMSAMGWNPWILAITGLVGAFVFLQEKFDIVGKAADGFNSAVEWTSKTAGDLAQQFKGGLASAISTAKAGVDRFRDGIQSAQQWLKEHESAIRATAFVLSMIFGPALVRVGAQATATGALVVASAVKSSAAWVAAAASSTAAWVGGLYPASKAAGVAALRLADSALAAAAAWVRQAEAATVAWVTSHAKMAAAAAAHAAKSVASAALAGHKWLFESTRVGTAWLLSFAGMNRAAIAFGGTSIAQAGATSAAHVASAARTAIAWTAAHVAIFGAIGLVAVSVAGLISMFWKAQAQNDATAAAVARHKSAQDALAQANRDAKLAQDALNGSVLAAEGSALAVERAQRTYNETVAQYGPKSLEAREAAHQLREAEQRLAQANEDVKNKTQEKQAAESEAAKKRDELTKAEAVKQAALNQTRDAANNAAGGFRNIGLSIDELNRKEVKPKGFDANSSPLTMGKVLGKNASGTAYWQGGATLVGENGPEIVRLPQGAQVTPAYRTRNELNQGGGGVTVNITGPVTFADRTDIDYFAERLNRAQRLALKGA; from the coding sequence AATAAACATCGTCGTCGACCTCCTGGACAACGCATCTGACGGACTGAAGAAGCTCGTCAAGAATGTCGCCGGAGCACAACAAGAGCAGTCTGCAGCCGCACGTGCTGCCGCAGACGACTTCAAGTCCAACTTTGGGTTCATCGAAACCGCGGCTAAGGCCGCGAGTGCCGCAGTTGTCGCGGCAGGCACAGGCCTATTGGCGTTCGGAATGAAGAGCGCCACCGAACTGCAGGTCACTGCAGCATCATTCCGGGCACTCACCGGAGACGCCAAGGTCGCGAAGGAACTGTTCGCAGACCTGTACGACTTCGCTCGGGGCACCCCGTTCGCCTTCCCTGACGTAGCCGCAGCCGGCAAAACCCTGATGGGCTACGGACGTACTGCCCAAGAGGTGAAGTCCGACATCCAAACACTCGGCGGCATGGTTGCGACGACCGGTGCTGATTGGCAGCGGCTCGCAGTCGTGTACGGCCAGGTGAATGCAGCCGGCAAGCTCTACGCCCAGGACGCGCTCCAGCTCATCGAGAACGGCGTGCCGATTACTACGGCGCTCGCCGACAAGCTTGGGGTCTCAATTCAGGACGTCAAGAAGAAGATGGAAGACGGCGAGATCTCCGCGCAGCTGTTCAATGAAGCGATGCGCGACATGGTGCCAGCCGATGCCATCGCGCAGATGAGCAACACCATGACCGGGCGACTCTCCGGACTGACGGGCTCAATCCGAAGCCTGGCCTTCTCTTTGGTGGGGATCGATTACTCGAAGTTCGACGAAGGCGAACCGCTCCTCGTCAAGCAGGGCGGTTTGTTCGACCGGGTGACGAAAGCAGTAGAACAGTTCGCCAAGGCACTCGGAGACCCGCAGCTCAAGGCAGCGGCCGTCCAGATTGGTGACGGGCTCGCAAGCATCGTCGAGAACGGTGGACGGTTACTGGTGGACACGCTGAAGTGGTTGGCGGGCAACCTCGACACTGTCCGGGCTGCAGCAATCACGGCTGCTGCGGCATTCGCCGCGTTCAAGGTAGGCAAGATCGTCACGGACTTTGCCAAGCTCGCAGTGGAAGCAAAGTCCTTCTCAGGGATCATGTCCGCGATGGGGTGGAACCCCTGGATTCTCGCCATTACCGGACTTGTGGGGGCGTTCGTGTTCCTACAAGAGAAGTTCGACATCGTGGGTAAGGCTGCAGATGGCTTCAACAGTGCGGTGGAATGGACGTCGAAGACAGCTGGTGATCTTGCACAGCAGTTCAAGGGCGGTCTCGCCTCGGCTATTTCGACTGCTAAGGCAGGAGTCGATAGGTTCCGTGACGGAATACAGAGTGCGCAACAGTGGCTCAAAGAACATGAAAGCGCGATCCGGGCTACGGCATTCGTGTTGAGTATGATCTTCGGACCGGCGCTGGTACGGGTCGGCGCACAAGCGACTGCAACTGGCGCGCTTGTAGTCGCGTCAGCGGTGAAATCATCTGCAGCGTGGGTAGCTGCCGCGGCTTCATCAACAGCAGCGTGGGTAGGAGGTCTATATCCCGCGTCGAAGGCTGCGGGTGTCGCGGCACTCCGCCTTGCCGACAGTGCTCTAGCGGCAGCTGCGGCATGGGTTCGTCAGGCGGAAGCGGCGACAGTGGCATGGGTGACATCTCACGCGAAGATGGCTGCCGCTGCCGCCGCTCACGCAGCGAAGTCAGTTGCTTCTGCCGCGCTTGCCGGCCATAAGTGGCTTTTCGAGAGCACCAGGGTGGGGACCGCATGGCTACTGTCGTTCGCGGGTATGAACCGAGCCGCAATCGCTTTTGGCGGCACGTCAATCGCGCAAGCTGGAGCGACATCAGCGGCTCATGTCGCATCCGCAGCACGAACGGCTATCGCTTGGACAGCTGCCCACGTCGCAATATTTGGTGCGATCGGTCTCGTCGCTGTGTCAGTTGCTGGACTGATTTCAATGTTCTGGAAAGCTCAAGCGCAGAACGATGCGACCGCTGCTGCAGTCGCCAGGCATAAATCAGCCCAAGACGCGCTCGCTCAGGCAAACCGTGACGCCAAGCTCGCCCAAGACGCACTCAACGGATCTGTACTTGCTGCAGAAGGCTCAGCTTTGGCCGTCGAACGCGCACAACGTACGTACAACGAGACGGTGGCACAGTACGGCCCTAAATCGCTTGAAGCACGTGAGGCAGCGCACCAGCTTCGGGAAGCGGAGCAGCGGTTGGCTCAAGCGAATGAGGACGTGAAGAACAAGACTCAAGAGAAACAAGCCGCTGAGTCGGAGGCCGCTAAGAAGCGTGACGAGCTCACGAAGGCAGAGGCGGTGAAGCAGGCGGCGTTGAACCAAACGCGGGATGCAGCCAATAACGCCGCTGGTGGCTTCCGCAACATCGGTCTTTCAATCGACGAACTCAATAGAAAAGAAGTGAAACCCAAAGGCTTCGACGCGAACTCAAGTCCGCTCACCATGGGCAAAGTACTCGGCAAGAACGCCAGCGGTACCGCCTACTGGCAGGGTGGCGCGACCCTTGTCGGTGAGAACGGCCCCGAGATTGTCCGCCTGCCTCAAGGCGCGCAAGTCACTCCGGCTTACCGCACCCGTAATGAACTGAATCAAGGCGGCGGGGGAGTCACCGTCAATATTACCGGCCCCGTGACGTTCGCTGACCGTACGGACATCGACTACTTCGCCGAACGACTTAACCGAGCCCAACGACTCGCACTGAAAGGAGCATAA